From Streptomyces cyaneogriseus subsp. noncyanogenus, the proteins below share one genomic window:
- a CDS encoding DUF5063 domain-containing protein encodes MSDATLHATHQNPDDFAVQIADQIESFLVAVTEVAKGDEPDSAVPFLLLEVSQLLLAGGRLGAHEDIVPDERYEPDPGPELDVDELRENLARLLDPIDVYSEVFDPYEPRRAPVPARISDDLTDVITDLRHGMAHYKAGRTTEALWWWQFSYFSNWGSTASATLRALQSVVAHVRLNQPLEELDGLDTDQDLGDEVLEAEAGRVMVQELAGPLGLRPVK; translated from the coding sequence ATGTCTGACGCCACGCTGCACGCGACCCACCAGAACCCGGACGACTTCGCGGTCCAGATCGCGGACCAGATCGAGAGCTTCCTGGTCGCGGTGACGGAGGTCGCCAAGGGCGACGAGCCGGACTCGGCGGTCCCCTTCCTCCTCCTGGAGGTCTCCCAGCTCCTGCTGGCCGGCGGCCGGCTCGGCGCCCACGAGGACATCGTCCCCGACGAGCGCTACGAGCCGGACCCGGGCCCCGAGCTGGACGTGGACGAACTCCGCGAGAACCTCGCCCGCCTGCTGGACCCGATCGACGTCTACTCCGAGGTCTTCGACCCCTACGAGCCCCGCCGGGCGCCGGTGCCCGCCCGTATCTCCGACGATCTCACCGACGTCATCACCGACCTGCGCCACGGCATGGCCCACTACAAGGCGGGCCGCACCACGGAGGCCCTGTGGTGGTGGCAGTTCTCCTACTTCTCCAACTGGGGCTCCACGGCGTCGGCGACCCTGCGGGCCCTCCAGTCGGTCGTCGCCCACGTCCGCCTGAACCAGCCCCTGGAGGAACTGGACGGCCTCGACACCGACCAGGACCTCGGCGACGAGGTCCTGGAGGCGGAGGCCGGCCGTGTGATGGTCCAGGAGCTCGCGGGCCCGCTGGGCCTGCGGCCGGTCAAGTAG
- a CDS encoding SigE family RNA polymerase sigma factor gives MPVIAPMPAARPARIPSQRDGAEEAVAAGTTVDHLTETYRTHYRSLLGLAALLLDDTASCEDVVQEAFIRVHSARKRVRDPEKTLAYLRQTVVNLSRSALRRRILGLKLLSKPMPDMASAEEGAYDQLERDSLIRAMKNLQRRQREVLVLRYFADMTEAQVAETLGISLGSVKAYGSRGIAALRLAMEAPA, from the coding sequence ATGCCGGTGATCGCGCCCATGCCCGCAGCGCGGCCCGCCCGCATACCGAGCCAGCGCGACGGCGCCGAGGAGGCCGTGGCGGCGGGCACCACCGTCGACCACCTCACCGAGACCTACCGCACGCACTACCGGTCGCTGCTGGGCCTCGCCGCGCTCCTGCTCGACGACACCGCCTCCTGCGAGGACGTCGTCCAGGAGGCCTTCATCCGCGTCCACTCGGCCCGCAAGCGCGTCCGCGACCCGGAGAAGACGCTGGCCTATCTGCGCCAGACCGTCGTCAACCTCTCCCGCTCGGCGCTGCGCCGCCGCATCCTCGGCCTGAAGCTGCTGTCGAAGCCCATGCCCGACATGGCCAGCGCCGAGGAAGGCGCCTACGACCAGTTGGAGCGCGACTCCCTCATCCGGGCCATGAAGAACCTCCAGCGCCGCCAGCGCGAGGTCCTGGTCCTGCGGTACTTCGCGGACATGACCGAGGCGCAGGTCGCCGAGACGCTCGGCATCTCGCTGGGCTCGGTGAAGGCGTACGGGTCGCGCGGCATAGCGGCGCTGCGGCTGGCCATGGAGGCGCCGGCATGA
- a CDS encoding MerR family transcriptional regulator produces MSERRQMQIGEVAERTGLSLRTIRHYEEAGLVIPSARSKGGFRLYTESDVERLMVIRRMKPLGFSLEEMRDLLEITDRLGATDDPPVGEELQRLRDRLDAYRVMADERVESLRTRLEMAEDFAATLRRRLPTDAPRPGA; encoded by the coding sequence ATGAGCGAGCGGCGGCAGATGCAGATCGGCGAGGTCGCCGAGCGGACCGGCTTGTCGCTGCGCACCATCCGCCACTACGAGGAGGCCGGGCTCGTCATCCCCTCGGCCCGCAGCAAGGGCGGTTTCCGGCTCTACACCGAGTCCGACGTCGAGCGTCTGATGGTGATCCGCCGGATGAAGCCGCTCGGCTTCTCCCTGGAGGAGATGCGGGACCTGCTGGAGATCACCGACCGGCTCGGCGCCACCGACGACCCGCCCGTCGGCGAGGAACTCCAGCGGCTGCGCGACCGGCTGGACGCCTACCGCGTCATGGCCGACGAGCGCGTCGAGTCACTGCGGACGCGCCTGGAGATGGCCGAGGACTTCGCCGCCACCCTGCGCCGCCGCCTGCCGACCGACGCGCCGCGCCCCGGGGCCTGA
- a CDS encoding S9 family peptidase encodes MTESNGSVPPAGRDQQDRPVRREMPDWEKRFRAPRVSLPDWAQDAPDRSLFVSNATGTYELYAWDRSTGEQRQATNRPNGTTDGVLSPDGAWIWWFDDKDGDEFGVWRRQPFEGGEDELAVPGLDPSYPAGLALGRDGRTAVIGRSTDEDGTTIHLARIGEAPVEIYRHRESAGVGDLSHDGSLIAIEHTEHGDAMHSALRVLRPDGTTVAELDDSKGGSEELGLEVLGFAPVVGDTRLLVGHQRRGRWEPMVWDVATGEETDLALELPGDVSAEWYPDGSALLVVHGFEARSELFRYDLATRELVEIPTPAGSVSGASARPDGSVEYLWSSAAEPPAVRSTTGAVVLDPPGMKAPRAVPVEDVWVEGPGGRIHALVQKPEGATGPLPTVFDLHGGPTWHDSDSFAAGPAAWVDHGYAVVRVNYRGSTGYGRAWTDALKHRVGLIELEDIAAVREWAVASGLADPARLVLTGGSWGGYLTLLGLGTQPDHWAVGIAAVPVADYVTAYHDEMESLKALDRTLLGGTPEEVPERFEASSPLTYVDRVKAPVYISAGVNDPRCPIRQIENYVKRLQARGAVHEVYRYDAGHGSLVVDERIKQVRLELDFAARHLG; translated from the coding sequence ATGACTGAGAGCAACGGATCCGTCCCGCCGGCCGGGCGGGACCAGCAGGACCGGCCGGTCCGGCGGGAGATGCCGGACTGGGAGAAGCGCTTCCGGGCCCCCCGGGTGTCGCTGCCCGACTGGGCGCAGGACGCCCCGGACCGCTCCCTGTTCGTGTCGAACGCGACGGGGACGTACGAGCTGTACGCGTGGGACCGGTCGACCGGCGAGCAGCGGCAGGCGACCAACCGGCCGAACGGCACGACGGACGGGGTGCTCTCGCCGGACGGCGCCTGGATCTGGTGGTTCGACGACAAGGACGGCGACGAGTTCGGCGTCTGGCGCCGCCAGCCCTTCGAGGGCGGCGAGGACGAGCTCGCGGTGCCGGGCCTGGACCCCTCCTACCCGGCCGGTCTCGCCCTCGGCCGGGACGGGCGCACCGCGGTGATCGGCCGCTCCACCGACGAGGACGGTACGACGATCCACCTCGCGCGCATCGGCGAGGCACCGGTGGAGATCTACCGGCACCGCGAGTCGGCGGGGGTCGGCGACCTCTCCCACGACGGCTCGCTCATCGCCATCGAGCACACCGAGCACGGCGACGCCATGCACTCCGCGCTGCGCGTGCTGCGCCCCGACGGCACCACGGTCGCCGAGCTCGACGACAGCAAGGGCGGCAGTGAGGAGCTGGGCCTGGAGGTGCTGGGCTTCGCGCCGGTCGTGGGCGACACCCGGCTGCTCGTCGGCCACCAGCGGCGCGGCCGGTGGGAGCCGATGGTGTGGGACGTGGCGACGGGGGAGGAGACCGACCTCGCGCTGGAGCTGCCCGGTGACGTGAGCGCCGAGTGGTACCCGGACGGCAGCGCCCTGCTGGTCGTGCACGGCTTCGAGGCCCGCAGCGAGCTGTTCCGCTACGACCTGGCCACCCGCGAGCTGGTGGAGATCCCCACCCCGGCGGGTTCGGTGTCGGGCGCGAGCGCCCGCCCGGACGGCAGCGTGGAGTATCTGTGGTCCTCCGCCGCCGAGCCGCCCGCGGTCCGCTCCACCACGGGCGCGGTGGTGCTGGACCCGCCCGGCATGAAGGCACCCCGCGCGGTGCCGGTGGAGGATGTGTGGGTGGAGGGCCCCGGCGGCCGGATCCACGCCCTGGTGCAGAAGCCGGAGGGCGCCACCGGCCCGCTGCCCACGGTCTTCGACCTCCACGGCGGCCCGACCTGGCACGACAGCGACTCCTTCGCCGCGGGCCCGGCGGCCTGGGTCGACCACGGGTACGCCGTGGTCCGGGTCAACTACCGCGGCTCCACCGGCTACGGCCGGGCCTGGACCGACGCCCTCAAGCACCGGGTCGGTCTGATCGAACTGGAGGACATCGCGGCGGTGCGCGAATGGGCGGTCGCCTCCGGCCTCGCCGATCCCGCCCGGCTGGTCCTCACCGGCGGCTCCTGGGGCGGCTACCTCACGCTCCTGGGGCTCGGCACCCAGCCGGACCACTGGGCGGTGGGCATCGCCGCGGTGCCCGTCGCCGACTACGTCACCGCCTACCACGACGAGATGGAGAGCCTGAAGGCCCTGGACCGCACCCTGCTCGGCGGCACCCCGGAGGAGGTCCCGGAGCGCTTCGAGGCGTCCTCCCCGCTGACGTACGTCGACCGGGTCAAGGCCCCGGTGTACATCTCGGCCGGCGTCAACGACCCGCGCTGCCCCATCCGCCAGATCGAGAACTACGTCAAGCGGCTCCAGGCGCGGGGCGCGGTCCACGAGGTGTACCGCTACGACGCCGGGCACGGCTCCCTGGTGGTGGACGAGCGGATCAAGCAGGTCCGGCTGGAGCTGGACTTCGCGGCGCGGCATCTGGGGTGA
- a CDS encoding SURF1 family protein yields MYRFLLTPRWWGINVFVLLAIPFCVFMGSWQLGRFEDRVDDHRTAEAQATSNRHEAARPLAELLPVDKATVGKQTTATGRYDRQFLVPDRTLDDRRGYYVLTLLRTDSGHALPVVRGWLPGEPDPARAPAPPTGEVTVTGALQASETPGENGVTARGGLPAGQTAAISAATLVNLVSYDVYDAWVTLNRGDSGMTAVPASAPQNTGLDLKAFQNLGYTAEWFAFVGFVIFMWFRLFRREVEFIRDAELGLLPEGTEADEDSSRARRPSPSGV; encoded by the coding sequence GTGTACCGGTTTCTGCTGACGCCCCGATGGTGGGGGATCAACGTCTTCGTGCTGCTCGCCATCCCCTTCTGCGTCTTCATGGGGTCCTGGCAGCTCGGCCGGTTCGAGGACCGGGTGGACGACCACCGCACCGCCGAGGCACAGGCCACGTCGAACCGGCACGAGGCCGCCCGCCCGCTCGCGGAGCTGCTGCCGGTGGACAAGGCGACCGTCGGCAAGCAGACGACCGCGACCGGCCGGTACGACCGGCAGTTCCTCGTCCCGGACCGGACCCTGGACGACCGGCGCGGCTACTACGTCCTGACGCTGCTGCGCACCGATTCCGGCCACGCCCTGCCCGTCGTACGGGGCTGGCTGCCCGGCGAGCCCGACCCGGCCCGGGCGCCCGCGCCGCCCACCGGGGAGGTCACGGTCACCGGAGCGTTGCAGGCGTCGGAGACGCCCGGCGAGAACGGGGTCACCGCCCGCGGCGGCCTGCCGGCCGGGCAGACCGCCGCGATCAGCGCCGCGACCCTGGTCAACCTGGTGTCGTACGACGTGTACGACGCGTGGGTCACGCTCAACAGGGGCGACTCCGGCATGACGGCCGTACCGGCGAGCGCGCCGCAGAACACCGGCCTGGACCTGAAAGCGTTCCAGAACCTCGGCTACACCGCCGAGTGGTTCGCCTTCGTGGGCTTCGTGATCTTCATGTGGTTCCGGCTCTTCCGCCGCGAGGTGGAGTTCATCCGGGACGCCGAGCTGGGGCTGCTGCCCGAGGGGACCGAGGCGGACGAGGACTCCTCGCGGGCGCGGCGTCCCAGCCCGTCCGGGGTGTGA
- a CDS encoding FG-GAP-like repeat-containing protein, producing MGNRFTRSVATLAGLVLAGTGLAAVNAAPAAADVYDCPAGYFCGWSGESATGQMYKTNKSVADLGTWNDKIRSHVNRTTSIACVYEDKDYVPWGGYFAEEPAGAGEYSSYPTATTSSIKFVRTARECSQDAYPRWSSETSPKSLGFGDMNADRRADVIARDKAGRLWFTPGDGTGRLIGSGGWNAMNALVRHGDFSGDGREDVIAREASTGKLWLYPGTGTGSVGSRKLIGTGGWNAMSRITAVGDLSGDGRSDLMAVEKATGKLYLYPGTSTATLGSRKPLGPGGWNAMNALAGVGDRITSYNVCYTKLLRMSRITAVGDLSGDGRSDLMAVEKATGKLYLYPGTSTGTLGSRKLLGTGGWNAMNALAGVGDMNGDGRPDLYAREASTGKLWLYPGRTGAVGARVLVGNGGWNAMADLIAVGDFSGDGRPDLAAVTNEKYAIDGYVGHPGWLLTYRGQGNGLLASGERTDGEWWGLNGFC from the coding sequence ATGGGGAACCGTTTCACCCGGAGCGTGGCGACGCTCGCCGGTCTGGTGCTCGCGGGCACCGGTCTGGCCGCAGTGAACGCCGCTCCGGCCGCCGCGGACGTCTACGACTGCCCGGCGGGTTACTTCTGCGGCTGGTCGGGCGAGAGCGCGACCGGGCAGATGTACAAGACCAACAAGAGCGTCGCGGACCTGGGCACCTGGAACGACAAGATCCGCTCGCACGTCAACCGCACCACGTCGATCGCCTGCGTCTACGAGGACAAGGACTACGTGCCGTGGGGCGGCTACTTCGCCGAGGAGCCCGCCGGGGCCGGCGAGTACTCCTCGTACCCGACCGCGACGACCAGCTCGATCAAGTTCGTCCGCACCGCGCGCGAGTGCAGCCAGGACGCCTACCCGCGCTGGTCCTCCGAGACCTCGCCGAAGTCGCTGGGCTTCGGTGACATGAACGCCGACCGCAGGGCCGACGTCATCGCCCGCGACAAGGCCGGGCGGCTGTGGTTCACCCCGGGTGACGGCACCGGTCGGCTCATCGGCTCGGGCGGCTGGAACGCCATGAACGCCCTCGTCCGGCACGGTGACTTCAGCGGTGACGGCCGCGAGGACGTGATCGCCCGCGAGGCGTCCACCGGGAAGCTGTGGCTCTACCCCGGCACCGGCACCGGCTCCGTCGGCTCGCGCAAGCTGATCGGCACGGGCGGCTGGAACGCCATGTCCCGGATCACCGCCGTCGGCGATCTGTCCGGCGACGGCCGCTCCGACCTGATGGCGGTGGAGAAGGCCACCGGGAAGCTGTACCTGTACCCGGGCACCTCCACCGCCACCCTCGGCTCGCGCAAGCCCCTGGGCCCCGGCGGCTGGAACGCGATGAACGCGCTCGCCGGCGTCGGCGATCGTATAACTTCGTATAATGTATGCTATACGAAGTTATTACGCATGTCCCGGATCACCGCCGTCGGCGATCTGTCCGGCGACGGCCGCTCCGACCTGATGGCGGTGGAGAAGGCCACCGGGAAGCTGTACCTGTACCCGGGCACCTCCACCGGCACCCTCGGCTCGCGCAAGCTCCTGGGCACCGGCGGCTGGAACGCGATGAACGCGCTCGCCGGCGTCGGCGACATGAACGGTGACGGCCGTCCCGACCTCTACGCGCGCGAGGCGTCCACCGGCAAGCTGTGGCTGTACCCGGGCCGCACCGGCGCCGTCGGCGCCCGCGTCCTGGTCGGCAACGGCGGCTGGAACGCCATGGCCGACCTCATCGCGGTCGGCGACTTCTCCGGCGACGGGCGCCCGGACCTCGCCGCCGTGACCAACGAGAAGTACGCGATCGACGGCTACGTCGGCCACCCCGGCTGGCTGCTCACCTACCGGGGCCAGGGCAACGGCCTCCTGGCGAGCGGCGAGCGGACCGACGGCGAATGGTGGGGCCTCAACGGCTTCTGCTAG
- a CDS encoding zinc-ribbon domain-containing protein, with amino-acid sequence MIIFGTKGYLYQLAILTLVCGRCGNPSAHTLRKRVTKFTLFFVPLFPFSTKYATQCTFCGAEQQVTREQAEQLQAQAHAPNGQGYGQSHHQQPYQS; translated from the coding sequence GTGATCATCTTCGGCACCAAGGGTTACCTGTACCAGCTCGCGATACTGACGCTGGTGTGCGGCCGCTGCGGCAATCCCTCCGCCCACACCCTGCGCAAGCGGGTCACGAAGTTCACGCTGTTCTTCGTGCCGCTGTTCCCGTTCTCCACCAAGTACGCCACCCAGTGCACCTTCTGCGGTGCGGAGCAGCAGGTCACCCGGGAGCAGGCGGAGCAGCTCCAGGCGCAGGCCCACGCCCCGAACGGTCAGGGGTACGGGCAGTCGCACCACCAGCAGCCCTACCAGTCCTGA
- a CDS encoding NAD-binding protein has protein sequence MVVCGDDGLAHRLAAELRGVYGEQVTLVVPPSRGQVRQPVVGRARAVSAALLDRVVNAAVNRANGGEPTGGERVLEAAEATEAVLAEAGVDRAAALALVYDDDETNIRAALTARRLNPRLRLVLRLYNRRLGQHIEDLLDQAAALATGHTGQAPAGFDASTTVLSDADTAAPALAATALAGTSKVVHADGLLLHAVERHPPRPGEVADPGLCTLALLSATSTDPAGADGSEGSGDQGPQLLPDAAAVEAATGRGTVVLERVAYSGPSLPAGRAGVPPLGSLFSPRLRWSLAGLVGCVVALAVALTLVTGDHPLHATYVTLLDLFAINEPALDKPTGRQILQLLSGLVGLLLLPVLLAAVLEALGTFRTASALRKPPRGLGGHVVLLGLGKIGTRVLTRLRELHIPVVCVEADPEARGLATARRLRVPVVLGDVTQEGVLEAAKIHRAHALLALTSADTTNLEAVLYARSVRPDLRVVLRLYDDDFATAVYRTLRAAHPGALTRSRSVSHLAAPAFAGAMMGRQILGAIPVERRVLLFAAVEVGGHPQLEGRTVGEAFRPGSWRVLALDTSAPDERRRDEPGAEQSGTDRPPSALVWDVPDTYVLRPGDRVVLAATRRGLAELLGRRSRERTQA, from the coding sequence ATGGTGGTGTGCGGCGACGACGGACTCGCGCACCGGCTCGCCGCCGAACTGCGGGGTGTCTACGGCGAGCAGGTCACCCTCGTCGTCCCGCCCTCCCGCGGTCAGGTGCGCCAGCCCGTGGTCGGACGGGCCCGCGCCGTCTCGGCGGCCCTGCTCGACCGGGTCGTGAACGCGGCCGTCAACCGGGCGAACGGCGGCGAGCCCACCGGCGGCGAACGGGTGCTGGAGGCCGCGGAGGCGACCGAGGCGGTGCTCGCGGAGGCGGGCGTGGACCGGGCCGCCGCGCTGGCGCTGGTGTACGACGACGACGAGACCAACATCCGGGCCGCGCTGACCGCCCGCCGGCTCAACCCCCGCCTCCGGCTGGTCCTGCGCCTGTACAACCGGCGGCTCGGCCAGCACATAGAGGACCTCCTCGACCAGGCCGCCGCGCTGGCGACGGGACACACCGGACAGGCCCCGGCGGGCTTCGACGCCTCCACCACCGTCCTGTCCGACGCCGACACGGCCGCCCCGGCGCTGGCGGCCACCGCGCTCGCCGGCACCAGCAAGGTCGTCCACGCCGACGGCCTGCTGCTGCACGCGGTGGAGCGGCACCCGCCCCGGCCCGGCGAGGTCGCCGACCCGGGACTGTGCACACTGGCGCTGCTCTCCGCGACGAGCACCGACCCGGCCGGCGCCGACGGTTCGGAGGGCAGCGGCGACCAGGGGCCGCAGTTGCTGCCCGACGCGGCGGCGGTGGAGGCCGCCACCGGGCGCGGGACCGTGGTCCTGGAGCGGGTCGCCTACTCCGGGCCGTCCCTGCCGGCCGGCCGCGCCGGCGTGCCGCCGCTGGGCTCGCTGTTCTCGCCGCGGCTGCGGTGGTCGCTGGCGGGCCTGGTGGGCTGTGTCGTGGCGCTCGCCGTCGCGCTGACCCTGGTGACCGGCGACCACCCGCTGCACGCGACCTATGTGACCCTGCTCGACCTGTTCGCCATCAACGAGCCGGCCCTGGACAAGCCCACCGGGCGCCAGATCCTCCAACTGCTGTCCGGACTGGTCGGCCTGTTGCTGCTGCCGGTGCTGCTGGCGGCGGTCCTGGAGGCCCTCGGCACCTTCCGCACCGCGTCGGCGCTGCGCAAGCCGCCGCGCGGACTCGGCGGGCACGTGGTGCTGCTCGGCCTCGGCAAGATCGGCACACGGGTGCTGACCCGGCTGCGCGAGCTGCACATCCCGGTGGTGTGCGTCGAGGCCGACCCGGAGGCGCGGGGCCTGGCGACCGCGCGCCGGCTGCGGGTGCCGGTGGTGCTCGGCGACGTCACCCAGGAGGGCGTCCTGGAGGCCGCCAAGATCCACCGCGCGCACGCCCTGCTGGCGCTGACCAGCGCCGACACCACCAACCTGGAGGCCGTGCTGTACGCCCGGTCGGTACGGCCCGACCTGCGGGTGGTGCTGCGGCTGTACGACGACGACTTCGCCACCGCCGTGTACCGCACCCTGCGCGCCGCGCACCCCGGCGCGCTCACCCGCAGCCGCAGCGTGTCCCACCTGGCCGCGCCCGCGTTCGCCGGGGCCATGATGGGCCGGCAGATCCTGGGCGCGATCCCGGTCGAGCGGCGGGTCCTGCTCTTCGCGGCCGTCGAGGTGGGCGGCCACCCCCAGCTGGAGGGCAGGACCGTCGGCGAGGCGTTCCGGCCGGGCTCCTGGCGGGTGCTGGCGCTGGACACCTCCGCGCCGGACGAGCGCCGCCGGGACGAGCCCGGGGCGGAGCAGTCCGGCACGGACCGGCCGCCGTCGGCGCTGGTGTGGGACGTGCCCGACACCTATGTGCTGCGGCCCGGGGACCGGGTCGTACTGGCGGCGACCCGCAGAGGACTGGCCGAGCTGCTGGGCCGCAGGAGCCGGGAGCGGACGCAGGCGTGA
- a CDS encoding aspartate-semialdehyde dehydrogenase: MAGSGRPGRAGRPTLAVVGATGVVGTVMLQILSQHADIWGEIRLLASPRSAGRKLAVRGEETEVTALTEEALDGVDIAVFDVPDEVAARWAPVAAAKGAVVVDGSGVFRMDPDVPLVVPEVNPHAARIRPRGIVAGPDCTTLSMIVALGALHAEFGLRDLVLSSYQAVSGAGRAGVDTLRRQLSRVAGTELGTAPGDLRRAVGDDTGPFPEPVALNVVPWAGSPREDGWSSEEMKVRDETRKILGLPRLPVAVTCVRVPVVTTHSLTVHARFEGEVTVGKAREILATAPGVVLFDNPEAGEFPTPADAVGTDPTWVGRVRRALDDPAALEFFVCGDNLRKGAALNTVQIAELVAADLV; this comes from the coding sequence ATGGCCGGGAGCGGACGGCCCGGACGGGCCGGGCGGCCGACGCTCGCGGTCGTGGGAGCGACCGGGGTCGTCGGCACCGTCATGCTCCAGATCCTGTCCCAGCACGCGGACATCTGGGGCGAGATCCGCCTGCTCGCCTCCCCGCGCTCGGCCGGCCGCAAGCTGGCCGTGCGCGGCGAGGAGACCGAGGTGACCGCCCTCACCGAGGAGGCCCTGGACGGCGTCGACATCGCCGTGTTCGACGTACCCGACGAGGTCGCCGCGCGGTGGGCGCCGGTCGCCGCCGCCAAGGGTGCCGTCGTGGTCGACGGCTCCGGGGTGTTCCGGATGGACCCGGACGTGCCGCTGGTGGTGCCCGAGGTCAACCCCCACGCGGCGCGGATCCGGCCGCGCGGGATCGTCGCCGGGCCCGACTGCACGACACTCTCCATGATCGTCGCGCTGGGCGCGCTCCACGCCGAGTTCGGGCTGCGCGACCTGGTGCTCTCCTCGTACCAGGCGGTCAGCGGGGCCGGGCGCGCGGGCGTGGACACCCTGCGGCGCCAGTTGTCCCGGGTGGCCGGTACGGAACTGGGGACCGCCCCCGGCGACCTGCGGCGGGCCGTCGGCGACGACACCGGGCCGTTCCCGGAGCCGGTCGCGCTGAACGTCGTACCGTGGGCCGGGTCGCCGCGCGAGGACGGCTGGTCCTCGGAGGAGATGAAGGTGCGGGACGAGACCCGCAAGATCCTCGGGCTGCCGCGGCTTCCGGTGGCGGTGACGTGCGTGCGCGTTCCCGTGGTCACCACCCACTCGCTGACCGTGCACGCCCGGTTCGAGGGCGAGGTCACCGTCGGCAAGGCCCGGGAGATCCTCGCGACGGCGCCGGGGGTGGTCCTGTTCGACAACCCGGAGGCCGGGGAGTTCCCCACCCCGGCCGACGCGGTCGGCACCGACCCCACCTGGGTCGGCCGGGTCCGCCGGGCGCTGGACGACCCGGCGGCGCTCGAATTCTTCGTCTGCGGGGACAATCTGCGCAAGGGCGCGGCGCTGAACACCGTGCAGATCGCCGAGCTGGTGGCGGCGGATCTCGTCTGA
- a CDS encoding aspartate kinase, with amino-acid sequence MGLVVQKYGGSSVADAEGIKRVAKRIVEAKKNGHQVVAVVSAMGDTTDELIDLAEQVSPIPAGRELDMLLTAGERISMALLAMAIKNLGHEAQSFTGSQAGVITDSVHNKARIIDVTPGRIRESLDEGNIAIVAGFQGVSQDTKDITTLGRGGSDTTAVALAAALDAEVCEIYTDVDGVFTADPRVVKKARKIDWISFEDMLELAASGSKVLLHRCVEYARRYNIPIHVRSSFSGLQGTWVSSEPINQGDKQVEQAIISGVAHDTSEAKVTVVGVPDKPGEAAAIFRTIADAEINIDMVVQNVSAASTGLTDISFTLPKTEGRKAIDALEKNKGTIGFDSLRYDDQIGKISLVGAGMKTNPGVTADFFTALSDAGVNIELISTSEIRISVVTRKDDVPEAVRAVHSAFGLDSDSDEAVVYGGTGR; translated from the coding sequence GTGGGCCTTGTCGTGCAGAAGTACGGAGGCTCCTCCGTAGCCGATGCCGAGGGCATCAAGCGCGTCGCCAAGCGGATCGTGGAAGCCAAGAAGAACGGCCACCAGGTGGTCGCCGTGGTTTCCGCGATGGGCGACACGACGGACGAGCTGATCGATCTCGCCGAGCAGGTTTCCCCCATCCCTGCCGGGCGCGAGCTCGACATGCTGCTGACCGCCGGAGAGCGGATCTCCATGGCCCTGCTGGCGATGGCGATCAAAAACCTGGGCCACGAGGCCCAGTCCTTCACCGGCAGCCAGGCAGGTGTCATCACCGACTCGGTCCACAACAAAGCCCGGATCATCGACGTCACGCCGGGCCGGATCCGCGAATCGCTGGACGAGGGCAACATCGCCATCGTCGCCGGTTTCCAGGGCGTCAGCCAGGACACCAAGGACATCACCACGCTGGGGCGCGGTGGCTCCGACACCACGGCCGTCGCGCTCGCCGCGGCGCTGGACGCCGAGGTGTGCGAGATCTACACCGACGTCGACGGTGTGTTCACCGCCGACCCGCGTGTGGTGAAGAAGGCCCGGAAGATCGACTGGATCTCGTTCGAGGACATGCTCGAACTGGCCGCCTCCGGGTCCAAGGTGCTGCTCCACCGCTGTGTGGAGTACGCCCGCCGGTACAACATCCCGATCCATGTCCGGTCCAGCTTCAGCGGACTCCAGGGCACCTGGGTCAGCAGCGAGCCGATCAACCAAGGGGACAAGCAGGTGGAGCAGGCCATCATCTCCGGTGTCGCGCACGACACCTCCGAGGCCAAGGTCACGGTCGTGGGCGTGCCGGACAAGCCGGGCGAGGCCGCCGCGATCTTCCGCACGATCGCCGACGCGGAGATCAACATCGACATGGTCGTGCAGAACGTGTCCGCCGCCTCCACCGGCCTGACGGACATCTCCTTCACGCTGCCCAAGACGGAGGGCCGCAAGGCCATCGACGCCCTGGAGAAGAACAAGGGCACGATCGGCTTCGACTCCCTGCGCTACGACGACCAGATCGGCAAGATCTCCCTGGTCGGCGCGGGCATGAAGACCAACCCGGGCGTCACCGCGGACTTCTTCACCGCGCTCTCCGACGCCGGGGTGAACATCGAACTGATCTCGACCTCCGAGATCCGCATCTCGGTCGTCACGCGCAAGGACGACGTCCCCGAGGCCGTCCGCGCGGTGCACTCCGCCTTCGGGCTCGACTCCGACAGCGACGAGGCCGTCGTCTACGGAGGCACCGGCCGCTGA